The Chlamydiales bacterium STE3 DNA window GGTAGGCCTAGAAGTTTCGCTGCACCCCCCTTGATCAATCGCCACATCAACAAAAACAGAACCAGGAGCCATCTTTTCTAGCATCGATCGCTGCACAATTTTGGGGGCCGTTTTCCCAGGGATGAGAACAGAGCCTATAAGTAAATCTGCATTTGGTATTGCCTCTTCAATATTTTGGGAGCTTGAGTACAAGGTCCGCAAGCCAGGACCAAATAAGGCATCGAGCTGCCTTAAGCGATGCAGGTCTCGATCGATAATTAAGACGCGGGCACCTAGTCCAAGAGCCATCCTAGCCGCTTCCGTCCCAACCACTCCCCCGCCGATAATGACGATACGAGCAGCACACACCCCAGGCACTCCTCCCAACAACAATCCTTTACCCCCTTGATTCATCTGTAAGTACGTGGCACCTACTTGAATTGCAATACGCCCGGCAATTTCACTCATAGGGATAAGCAAGGGAAGCCTTCCCTGCTGGTCTGTAACAGTCTCATAGGCTATTGCCACGACTCTTTTTTTTATTAGCTGTTCCGTTTGCTTTGGGTCTGGAGCAAGATGCAAATAGCAAAATAAAATTTGTCCCTCTTTTAACAGATCAAGCTCACTTGATTGTGGCTCTTTTACCTTGACGATCATTTCGGCACGGTATACTTCCTCTGCGGTAAAAACAATTTCAGCGCCGGCTTGAACGTAATCTTCGTCAGTAAAGCCAACTTTTGCACCCGCCATAGACTGAACAACAACAGCATGACCTGTTTCTTTAAAAGCCCTTACCATGCCGGGTGTCGCCCCTACACGGTATTCATGATCTTTAATTTCTTTTGGTATCCCAATTCTCATCAAACAACCTCAACTAATTCAGGCGCCTTTTCTTTTTCTCTATCAAAATCTATGGATAGCAGCTTTGAAACACCCTTCTCCTGCATAGAAACGCCAAAAAGGCGGTCGGCAATAGCCATCGTCTGCTTATTATGAGAAATAATAATAAATTGGCAACGATCGATAAATTGCTTCACAACGGCAACAAAACGTTCAATATTTGAATCATCCAAAGGAGCATCAATTTCGTCTAAAATGCAAAAAGGAGCCGCCTTGACTTCAAATATTGAAAAAAGCAGAGCCATAGCTGTTAGACATTTCTCACCCCCCGATAAGAGACTGAGTGAACGCATTTGCTTTCCCGGAGGCTTAGCAATAATCTCAACACCTGCTTCTAAAACGTCTTTTGACTCAACAAGTTCAAGATCTGCTTCCCCGCCATTAAAAAGCAAACCGAAATTCTTTTTAAAATTTTCCCTAATTGCTAAAAAAGTTTTTTCGAAAAGCTCTCTTGTTTCGCTATCTAAGGCAAGAATCGCTTCTTCAAGCTCTTTTTTAGAAGCAGTCAGATCTTGGATTTGCTCATCTAAAAAGCGGTATCTAACCGTGCTTTTCTCAAAATCCTCGATGGCTGATAAGTTAATATCTTTTGCTTGATCAAGATGGGCCCTTAATGTCTTCATCTCTCGTTCAGCTGCTTCAAATGACATCTGAAGCGGCTCTGGCACTGCTTGATCTTCAAAACGTTCTTGAATCGACTTTTGAATCCCCTCTTGAGCTGTCTTGGCTTGGGCGAATTGCACTTCGAAGTGATGCACATTTTTTTCCGAGGCTTTGATTTCCTTAAGGAACTCCTCATTCTTAGCTTCTAAGCGATGAGAGGCTTCTTTTTGCTCCTTGATTTTGTTTAGAACAAGCTGATGCATTTCCTGCTTTTCCTTTAGTATCCCTTCGATCTCCAGCTCATTGAGCTTGAACTGTTCCTCAGACTCATGAATTTGTTTTTCACGTAATTGCAGTTTCAAAATCTCTTCAGCAAAACGTTTAGAAGAGCCTTCACTTTCCTGTTTTTTAACCGCTAAAAGGCTTAAAGCATGAAGGTTTTTGCGATTCTCATCGTGCAAGAAGCCTAAATTTTTTCTCTTCTTTTCCACTTCACTAAGTGACTCTTTTCTTTCTTCTAGTTTCTGGGCAAGGGATTGTTCTATCGAAGAATCGGCTGAGATTAAGCGCTCCGCTCTTTGTCTGACCTCTAGTAATTTTTTTTCTAGCTCGAGCTGCTGTTTATTGAGAGAGACGAGGGATTGGGAGGCCATCTCTATTTCTTGCTTGACTTGTTCTATCTCTTTGAATGTTTTCTCTTTTTCACCCTGTGTTTTTTGCAAAGAAAAGTTTGCCTCTACAAGATGAATTTCATTACTACGAATGGCTTTGTCCAGCTTTAAACGTTCCTCTTGAATAGTGCTTTTTTTCTCTTTGCAAAGTTTTAACTTTTTCTCAAGCTCTTCTATCAAGTGTTCCTGCTTCTTGGTTTTTATAAGGAGCTCCTTTATCTCCGCTTCACGAACAAAAATGCTATTATCTTGAGAAGGTCTTACGTGAATCACTTGGAAACGATCTACAAAATACTTTTCCTCTGTCAAGCTCTCCAAGCCATCTCTATTTGAAAGTAGAGCTTGTTCGACTCTTTCATTGATGATGATCGGAGACAAAAAGTGCTGCGATAAGGGATTCTCAGCCACCTTTTTAGCAAAGCT harbors:
- a CDS encoding Alanine dehydrogenase (Product derived from UniProtKB/Swiss-Prot:Q6LX40;Gene name derived from UniProtKB/Swiss-Prot:Q6LX40;EC number derived from UniProtKB/Swiss-Prot:Q6LX40), with translation MRIGIPKEIKDHEYRVGATPGMVRAFKETGHAVVVQSMAGAKVGFTDEDYVQAGAEIVFTAEEVYRAEMIVKVKEPQSSELDLLKEGQILFCYLHLAPDPKQTEQLIKKRVVAIAYETVTDQQGRLPLLIPMSEIAGRIAIQVGATYLQMNQGGKGLLLGGVPGVCAARIVIIGGGVVGTEAARMALGLGARVLIIDRDLHRLRQLDALFGPGLRTLYSSSQNIEEAIPNADLLIGSVLIPGKTAPKIVQRSMLEKMAPGSVFVDVAIDQGGCSETSRPTSHTEPTYVVDGVVHYCVTNMPGSVAKTATQALTNATMDYALLIANHGWRRALLENKGLKDGLNVALGKVTNPSVARDLDYEYTAPEMIL